From the Moorena sp. SIOASIH genome, the window ATGAGTTTTGGATACTATAGCTCCAGACTTGCTCAGTTGGTAACTGTTGGATTAACCGCTCTCCATAGGAATCATCAGCATTAATAATTGCCCGGCCTTTGAGATAGTCAGCACTAAACAGCTTAGCTTTAGCGCTGAAGTAATCATCCATGTTCTGGTGATAGTCCAAATGGTCTTGGGTGAGATTGGTAAACACCGCCACCTCAAACGGACAGCCCTGGATTCGACCTTGTGCTAAGGCGTGAGAACTAACTTCCATCACTGCCATTTGGGCACCTGCTTTGACCGCTAAGTGGAGCTGTTGTTGCAATTCTACTGCAAATGGTGTAGTATAGCTTGCTGTTTGCTCAAAACCTGGCCAACGGGCATATAGGGTACCCAAAAGTGCTGTGGGGATAGGACATAAGCTATGAGCGAGCAGAAATTCAATCAGATGGGTAGTGGTAGTTTTGCCATTGGTACCAGTGACTCCAATCAGCCTTAGCTGCTGTGCTGGGTAGTCGTAGAAGGCTGCGGCGGTTTGAGCAGACACGGTGGTCATGTCATCGGCGGCAATTATACAAACTCCTGTTTCCCGTGAAAGTTCCTGGGGGGGATGTTTGGCAGCCGCTTGGGGAGAAATTATCGCTGCTACTGCCCCAGATGCGATCGCACTTTCCCAGAACTCTCCACCATCTACCCGAGTGCCTGGCATTCCGATAAATAAATCCCCCGGTTGGCAGGCGTGGGAATTGGTACAGATGCCTGTAACGGTTACATCAAGACCCTCGGGGCTAGGCATTTCCACACTATTGGCAATTTTGGCTAATAATTCCCTTAGCTTCATATCTATCCCACCAAACGACACTATAATATCTATCGAATCATCACAGCCACCAGTCAACCGTCAACCATCAAGCTTTAACAGTCAAACCGTCAACCGTCAATCTGATGTATCGCCTATTTTGACTCACTAACAGGGAAATATTTCCGTAACATTCGCTGCAATTGTTCAACGCTAGCACGAGGAGAGGGGCGAGGCAGGAGCTTTTCCTGACCACAGTGGTTGATACATAGTACTGGCACCTCATACTGATAGGATTGGAACCAATCATCTCGACTGGTAATGTCTCGAACCTCTAGTTTAAAGGTTAAGCCTTCAATCATCTCTAGCTTTTCAAGCAATCCCTCACAAAGATGGCAACCGGGTTTACTGTAAAGAATTAATTCCATCAGGCAAGTTAGTTGAAAATTGTTTATTTAGAAGGTAGTTTAGTAAAGTTAAGAGCAGCTTCGGCAAACACACCTGAAGAAACGTTAAAATGCTGGACAGCTACATTCGCCTTCATGGTACGTTTATTTGAACCAGCCCCATGTCCACAGACCTTCGCCTCGTCTCAGAAAACCGTTGCTTTGGCGGTACAGTAGGTTTTTACACTCATCACTCTCAGACTTGTAGGAGCGAGATGGGGTTTTCCGTATACCAACCCCCTCAGGCGAAAGTCCAATCCGTTCCAGTTCTATATTACCTTTCAGGTCTGACTTGTACAGAAGAGAACTTTATGGTAAAATCAGGTGCTCAGCGATTTGCTGCCAAGCATGGATTGATGCTGGTCGCTCCAGATACCAGCCCTCGGAATACAGGAATTGCAGGTGAGGACGATGAGTGGGACTTGGGGTCTGGTGCCGGTTTTTACGTAGATGCCACCCTTGAACCTTGGTCAGCTCACTACCAAATGTATAGCTACGTTGTCTACGAGTTACCGGAGGTAATTGCCCAACATTTCCCCGCGCAAGTGGAGAAACAAGGTATATTTGGTCATTCTATGGGCGGTCATGGCGCTTTGATTTGTGCCTTAAGGAACCCTAAGCAGTACCTATCCGTTTCTGCCTTTGCTCCCATTGCTGCTCCAATGCGCAGCCCCTGGGGTCAGAAGGCATTCACCAATTACCTCGGCACAGACCAAGATAAATGGCGAGCCTACGATGCCAGCGAACTGGTGCTGACAGCCAATTATAACCATACAATTTTGATTGACCAAGGCACCGCTGACCCCTTTTACGAGAAGCAGCAGTTGCTCCCTGAGGTGTTTGAGAAGGCTTGTGAAAAAGCAGATCAGCCCCTGACTTTCCGTCTCCAGGTCGGCTATAACCATGGTTACTATTTTATCGCCACCTTTATAAAAGACCATATCAGCCATCATGCTGAGGCTTTGTTGGATTGAAAAAATTGAGACAATCTCTTGATGCAATAGCGAGTGGGGGAAACCACGGCAGTCGCTGGGGGAACGGCAGTCGCTCATGGGGGAGACCACGGCAGTCGCTCATGGGGGAAACCACGGCAGTTGCTCATGGGG encodes:
- a CDS encoding UDP-N-acetylmuramoyl-L-alanyl-D-glutamate--2,6-diaminopimelate ligase, with the protein product MKLRELLAKIANSVEMPSPEGLDVTVTGICTNSHACQPGDLFIGMPGTRVDGGEFWESAIASGAVAAIISPQAAAKHPPQELSRETGVCIIAADDMTTVSAQTAAAFYDYPAQQLRLIGVTGTNGKTTTTHLIEFLLAHSLCPIPTALLGTLYARWPGFEQTASYTTPFAVELQQQLHLAVKAGAQMAVMEVSSHALAQGRIQGCPFEVAVFTNLTQDHLDYHQNMDDYFSAKAKLFSADYLKGRAIINADDSYGERLIQQLPTEQVWSYSIQNSSADFFSRDLSYDPTGVRGIMHTPVGEVSFNSPLVGQYNLSNLLAAVGTVLELGLDLESVAAALAQFPGVPGRMERVQIQPEQDISVIVDYAHTPDSLENLLRASRPFIEGKMICVFGCGGDRDRTKRPKMGKIAAELADVAVVTSDNPRTEDPESILEDVLEGIPKSVEPMVICDRATAIRTAILQAQPGDGVLIAGKGHEDYQILGTEKIHFDDREQARDALMSRLQVIG
- a CDS encoding glutaredoxin family protein, which gives rise to MELILYSKPGCHLCEGLLEKLEMIEGLTFKLEVRDITSRDDWFQSYQYEVPVLCINHCGQEKLLPRPSPRASVEQLQRMLRKYFPVSESK
- the fghA gene encoding S-formylglutathione hydrolase — encoded protein: MSTDLRLVSENRCFGGTVGFYTHHSQTCRSEMGFSVYQPPQAKVQSVPVLYYLSGLTCTEENFMVKSGAQRFAAKHGLMLVAPDTSPRNTGIAGEDDEWDLGSGAGFYVDATLEPWSAHYQMYSYVVYELPEVIAQHFPAQVEKQGIFGHSMGGHGALICALRNPKQYLSVSAFAPIAAPMRSPWGQKAFTNYLGTDQDKWRAYDASELVLTANYNHTILIDQGTADPFYEKQQLLPEVFEKACEKADQPLTFRLQVGYNHGYYFIATFIKDHISHHAEALLD